A portion of the Burkholderia pseudomultivorans genome contains these proteins:
- a CDS encoding CpaF family protein: MAHDIQFADGAAPFSQTQQFHDIKNAAHEHLLTRIEELGAEFGRWSRQAINQFVDLEVDSFVRLRRIPLNENEVRAIAEALTKELAGFGPIEDLLADPAVEDILINGYNDVYVSRHGILSKLPVRFTDNAHLLRIVRRILAPIGRRLDESNPMVDARLPDGGRVNVVIEPLSLAGPIVSIRKFRKDPLKPSDLLGNGTYNEEIGALLEAAVEARCNVLVSGGTSSGKTSLLNALAFHIPEGERVVTIEDTAELSLNHPHVVRLESRPGGFDGTGVVTIRDLLRNTLRMRPDRIIVGEVRGGEVLEMLQAMNTGHDGSMGTVHASSPRECLYRLEMLAGFAGFQGTESSLRRQIANAIDFIVQIGRLSNGRRRILSITEVTGLSDNIIATQELYRYEARVTPEGEEIDHWESLGIHPHSPKLVRFRQALANTGFGGGGGFGGSGFGRGGGFNV; encoded by the coding sequence ATGGCACACGACATTCAATTCGCCGACGGCGCAGCGCCGTTCTCCCAGACGCAGCAATTCCACGACATCAAGAATGCCGCGCACGAGCATCTGCTGACGCGCATCGAGGAACTCGGCGCCGAGTTTGGCCGATGGTCCCGCCAGGCGATCAACCAGTTCGTCGATCTGGAGGTCGACAGCTTCGTGCGCCTGCGTCGCATCCCGCTCAACGAGAACGAGGTGCGCGCGATCGCCGAGGCGTTGACGAAGGAGCTTGCCGGTTTCGGGCCGATCGAGGACTTGCTCGCGGACCCGGCGGTCGAGGACATCCTGATCAACGGCTACAACGACGTCTATGTGTCGCGTCACGGCATTCTGTCCAAGCTGCCGGTGCGGTTCACCGACAACGCGCATCTGCTGCGGATCGTGCGCCGGATCCTCGCGCCGATCGGACGTCGTCTCGACGAGTCGAATCCGATGGTCGATGCCCGGCTGCCCGACGGTGGCCGCGTGAACGTCGTGATCGAACCGCTGTCGCTCGCCGGTCCGATCGTTTCGATCCGGAAATTCCGCAAGGATCCGTTGAAGCCGTCCGACCTGCTCGGCAACGGCACGTACAACGAAGAAATCGGCGCGTTGCTCGAAGCGGCGGTCGAGGCGCGCTGCAACGTGCTCGTGTCGGGCGGCACGAGTTCCGGCAAGACGTCGCTGCTCAACGCGCTCGCATTCCATATTCCCGAGGGCGAGCGTGTCGTGACGATCGAGGACACGGCCGAACTGTCGCTGAACCACCCGCACGTCGTGCGTCTGGAGAGCCGCCCGGGCGGTTTCGACGGAACGGGCGTCGTGACGATCCGCGATCTGCTGCGCAACACGCTGCGGATGCGGCCGGACCGGATCATCGTCGGCGAAGTGCGTGGCGGTGAAGTGCTCGAGATGCTTCAGGCGATGAACACGGGCCACGACGGTTCGATGGGCACCGTGCACGCAAGCTCGCCGCGCGAGTGCCTGTATCGCCTCGAGATGCTGGCGGGCTTTGCCGGTTTTCAAGGCACCGAGTCGAGCCTGCGCCGGCAGATCGCGAATGCGATCGACTTCATCGTGCAGATCGGGCGTTTGTCGAATGGGCGGCGTCGGATCTTGTCGATTACCGAAGTGACCGGCCTGTCCGACAACATCATCGCGACGCAGGAACTCTATCGCTACGAAGCACGCGTGACGCCGGAAGGCGAGGAGATCGATCACTGGGAGTCGCTCGGCATCCATCCGCATTCGCCGAAGCTGGTGCGCTTCCGGCAGGCGCTGGCGAATACCGGATTCGGTGGCGGTGGCGGCTTTGGCGGTAGCGGATTCGGTCGCGGCGGAGGCTTCAATGTATAG
- a CDS encoding Flp pilus assembly protein, producing the protein MKLICGMVGRASVTMAVLLLGACATKDNGYGVSAQAERAALIQAADQKQSVPDTPAMYLSLIQRMQAQGLYYASLAHIDAYDKAYGVSPDTILLRADALRMTEQPAASAAAYSQLLKTPLASRGYRGLGLIAGAAGDFGRAAQALAQASELAPTDASLLSDLAYARLRNGDIVGARVPLMKAAELDQRNPKIVSNLALYLIAAGRSQDAQRLMNQQHLPADIRKDIGNDAVKVATAARVQQRAVAEPPVVSRHGVNSAITPMANNFGYDQTVPLLQRFAQ; encoded by the coding sequence ATGAAGCTGATCTGCGGAATGGTGGGGCGCGCGAGTGTGACGATGGCAGTGCTCCTGCTCGGCGCATGCGCGACCAAGGACAACGGATATGGTGTTAGCGCTCAGGCGGAGCGGGCGGCCCTGATTCAAGCGGCCGATCAGAAGCAGTCGGTGCCGGATACGCCAGCGATGTACCTGAGCCTGATTCAGCGGATGCAGGCGCAGGGACTTTACTATGCGTCGCTTGCACATATCGACGCGTACGACAAGGCGTACGGCGTGTCGCCGGATACGATTCTGCTGCGTGCGGACGCCCTGCGGATGACCGAGCAGCCGGCTGCCAGTGCGGCCGCGTATTCGCAGTTGCTGAAGACACCACTCGCTTCACGTGGCTACCGCGGGCTTGGGCTGATTGCTGGCGCCGCTGGCGATTTCGGCCGCGCCGCTCAGGCGCTGGCCCAGGCATCGGAGCTTGCGCCAACCGATGCATCGTTGTTGTCCGATCTCGCCTATGCGAGGCTGCGCAATGGCGACATCGTCGGCGCGCGCGTACCGCTGATGAAGGCGGCCGAGCTCGATCAACGCAATCCAAAGATCGTCAGCAATCTCGCGCTATACCTTATCGCGGCGGGGCGTTCACAGGATGCGCAGCGATTGATGAATCAGCAGCATTTGCCGGCAGATATCCGAAAGGACATCGGCAACGATGCCGTGAAGGTTGCAACCGCGGCACGCGTGCAACAACGTGCGGTTGCGGAACCGCCGGTGGTATCGCGACATGGCGTGAATTCTGCGATTACGCCGATGGCGAACAATTTTGGCTACGACCAGACCGTGCCGCTGCTGCAACGGTTTGCACAATGA
- a CDS encoding type II secretion system F family protein: MTATQIGSIALALGALGVLLFGIVALLRATAASRAERALVDALDRRMAALEAAKARPVSNGEAPAKPEVSGSRQRVERLLERLSAAGMRWLDTGFGKHVVADEDRRLLEQCGYVDARSRGLFLSARIACGIVLPLLFAIFASGRMKGGYWLIGMFVAFGLGFMLPKLYVQRRASSRRQSVEDELPLFVDMLRLLQGVGLSLDQSLQVVTNDFRGMMPVLSSEVGIAQRQFVAGRTREQSMQRLSGGFENEDLRAIVRLMVQVDKHGGAVQEPLKQFGDRLRETRRSMLRERIGRLTVKMTGVMVLTLLPALLIVTAGPGFLAVTRALATHH, from the coding sequence ATGACAGCAACTCAGATCGGATCGATCGCTTTGGCGCTGGGTGCACTCGGCGTGCTGTTGTTCGGGATAGTTGCGTTGCTGCGCGCGACCGCTGCGTCGCGTGCCGAGCGTGCGCTAGTTGATGCGCTCGACCGGCGCATGGCCGCACTTGAGGCGGCCAAGGCCCGGCCCGTGTCGAATGGAGAAGCGCCTGCGAAGCCCGAGGTAAGCGGTAGTCGGCAGCGTGTTGAGCGTCTGCTCGAACGGCTTTCGGCGGCGGGGATGCGCTGGCTCGATACCGGGTTCGGCAAACACGTCGTAGCGGACGAGGATCGTCGTCTGCTTGAACAATGTGGTTATGTTGACGCGCGTTCGCGAGGATTATTTCTGAGCGCGCGGATCGCGTGTGGAATCGTGCTGCCGCTGCTGTTTGCAATATTCGCCAGTGGCCGGATGAAAGGCGGTTATTGGTTGATTGGCATGTTTGTCGCGTTCGGGCTTGGCTTCATGCTGCCCAAGTTGTACGTGCAACGCCGTGCTTCGTCTCGGCGGCAGAGTGTCGAAGATGAATTACCGCTGTTCGTCGACATGCTGCGCTTGTTGCAGGGTGTCGGACTGTCGCTCGATCAAAGCCTGCAGGTCGTGACGAACGATTTTCGCGGAATGATGCCGGTGCTGTCGTCTGAGGTTGGAATCGCGCAGCGTCAGTTCGTGGCGGGCCGTACGCGCGAGCAGTCGATGCAGCGGTTATCGGGAGGTTTCGAGAACGAGGATTTGCGTGCGATCGTGCGCCTGATGGTCCAGGTCGACAAGCACGGCGGTGCGGTGCAGGAGCCGCTCAAGCAGTTCGGCGACCGGTTGCGCGAGACGCGTCGTTCGATGCTTCGCGAGCGGATCGGCCGGCTGACGGTGAAGATGACAGGGGTGATGGTGCTGACGTTGTTGCCTGCGTTGCTCATCGTGACGGCCGGACCGGGATTTCTGGCAGTGACACGTGCGCTGGCGACGCATCATTGA
- a CDS encoding type II secretion system F family protein, translating into MYSPMIWVLVVAMLCVASALMLWRHAETRRVRADAKRFIDSRVEPGGRAPVSAPRSAASRGARTVELSGDGPRSMVSGAFWAHWYAVAAEYLGNLVSRAGIEGARGKAITALVVLVAIAAIAGSRGGVLACFAAIACGSAVFGVWLASRIQRRRLKIVRQIPSFLDGIVRLVTLGNSVPAAFQAALLTTEEPLRGCLDHVSRMLRTGVEIDRAMLHIATIYRTEEFELLGSVLRLSVKYGGRADVMLERMAIFMRDLEQAERELTAMSAETRLSAFVLVMLPIAIGSFVVMTNPTYLQGMWNDSLGRLLLMFAFLMQLAGSVWLYRMARLR; encoded by the coding sequence ATGTATAGCCCGATGATCTGGGTGCTGGTGGTCGCGATGCTATGTGTGGCGTCGGCACTCATGTTATGGCGACACGCAGAGACGCGACGCGTGCGAGCCGATGCGAAGCGATTTATCGACAGCCGGGTTGAACCTGGTGGACGCGCGCCGGTATCGGCCCCGCGATCGGCCGCCTCCCGTGGCGCGCGTACAGTAGAACTGTCCGGCGATGGGCCTCGCAGTATGGTGTCGGGTGCGTTCTGGGCGCATTGGTATGCCGTGGCCGCGGAATACCTCGGCAACCTCGTTAGCCGCGCGGGCATCGAAGGCGCGCGCGGAAAAGCGATTACCGCGCTTGTCGTACTCGTTGCAATTGCGGCAATCGCAGGCAGTCGTGGCGGCGTGCTCGCGTGTTTCGCGGCGATTGCATGCGGGAGTGCAGTGTTCGGCGTCTGGCTTGCGTCTCGAATCCAGCGGCGGCGGCTGAAAATCGTCCGGCAGATACCGTCGTTTCTCGACGGGATCGTGCGACTGGTGACGCTCGGTAACAGCGTACCGGCTGCATTCCAGGCCGCGCTACTGACGACGGAGGAGCCGCTACGAGGCTGCCTCGATCACGTATCCCGGATGCTGCGCACAGGTGTCGAGATCGACCGGGCGATGCTTCATATCGCGACGATTTACCGAACCGAGGAGTTCGAGCTGCTCGGGTCGGTGCTGCGGCTGTCAGTCAAGTATGGTGGCCGTGCGGACGTGATGCTGGAACGCATGGCCATTTTCATGCGGGACCTTGAGCAGGCGGAACGCGAGTTGACCGCGATGTCGGCGGAGACTCGGTTGTCGGCGTTCGTACTCGTGATGCTGCCGATCGCGATCGGCAGCTTTGTCGTCATGACCAATCCGACATATTTGCAAGGAATGTGGAACGATTCGCTTGGGCGATTGCTTCTTATGTTTGCGTTCCTGATGCAGTTGGCAGGTAGCGTGTGGCTGTATCGAATGGCTCGACTCAGGTGA
- a CDS encoding DUF3613 domain-containing protein, translated as MNNKHHRNLRAGRIVVLGAMVCTAMGAAAAYGQQSATPIASDIGRSTKEWLSMQRENRAAAPTQPMLGDVATLVYQRYLDSFKNKIPESMGSQIGSANGTSGGGQGVQ; from the coding sequence ATGAACAACAAACATCATCGAAACCTGCGTGCAGGTCGAATCGTGGTGCTGGGCGCGATGGTATGCACGGCAATGGGCGCCGCCGCCGCATATGGACAACAGTCCGCGACGCCGATTGCGTCGGATATCGGTCGCTCGACAAAAGAATGGCTGTCTATGCAGCGCGAAAACCGCGCGGCGGCCCCGACGCAACCGATGCTGGGGGACGTTGCAACACTCGTCTATCAACGTTACCTGGACTCGTTCAAGAACAAGATTCCGGAGTCGATGGGTTCACAGATTGGTTCTGCCAACGGAACGTCTGGCGGCGGGCAGGGTGTGCAGTAG
- a CDS encoding pilus assembly protein TadG-related protein: MRADQSSVACRRGAVWPGRRRQRGSFAITAAIWLAIAIIVLGVIDIGRFYAERRQMQAAADLAALSAVSQVADKTCQAAKAAVQQVATPSANSVPTNATVSVSCGVWAPPQGAGGSATFTRLSGDPVDVNGRCDGLSTGGANGASANAVCVTVSEPVSGIFRSGTIGASAIAKSTPSDTFTLTTSLLTLNGGLANQLLQSLTGSPNVLSLSAVDYQGLAQVNLKLGSILADLPVGTSTSVLNGTVTLGQLANAMVQAATQQNLVGLNLNVLNAIVAGLCTNNNCGGPQIALNQLVSATVAGGNSAVDASVNALGLLSTALQVANGTNPIIIKSLGVQTPTGLAPLLNATVSGSVSLAGTPPSTASGPPGPASCGTTDCTTNTSSAQGRVFLSTNISLLSTCPDGSLVYSGNSCSNGSKSVPLLGFNLPVTAYVAPALAGLASVTCTANKKTATVNTQTGALVVMIGGSPSSTPPSLTVPPGSPTYTPDGNSIQLISVSLQGLLALTGLTSSPVLAPLLTPILALVGLDTLTVQVSLQTGKLVVPVANQNVAPLTFEYSLATNPPTLASSVYACPSSVNNPNMLCVGTDQFLAPATQSLLSSNLTLKLSSKGGLSGLVAALLNPLLDQLTGPLLSLLKPILLPLVMQPIDSLLTSVTGLLGLSLGNAYVTNTPDAIKCGDPMLVK, translated from the coding sequence ATGCGCGCAGACCAATCATCCGTGGCTTGCCGGCGCGGCGCTGTCTGGCCGGGACGGCGCCGCCAGCGTGGCTCGTTTGCAATAACCGCTGCGATTTGGTTGGCGATCGCGATCATCGTACTTGGCGTGATCGATATCGGTCGTTTTTACGCTGAACGCCGCCAAATGCAGGCGGCGGCTGATTTGGCTGCGCTATCGGCGGTTTCGCAGGTTGCGGATAAGACTTGTCAGGCGGCGAAGGCAGCAGTCCAGCAAGTCGCAACTCCTTCAGCGAATTCCGTACCGACAAACGCCACCGTTTCCGTGTCGTGTGGTGTCTGGGCTCCGCCTCAAGGGGCCGGCGGTAGTGCGACGTTTACGCGTCTCAGTGGAGATCCGGTCGACGTCAACGGACGCTGCGATGGCTTGTCGACCGGAGGTGCAAACGGCGCTTCAGCAAATGCCGTATGCGTTACCGTGTCCGAGCCGGTGAGCGGCATTTTCCGCAGTGGAACGATCGGTGCGTCGGCCATTGCCAAGAGTACTCCGAGCGATACGTTTACGCTCACTACGTCGCTTTTGACGTTAAATGGTGGGCTGGCCAATCAGTTGCTTCAGTCGCTGACCGGTTCACCTAATGTGCTCAGCCTGAGCGCCGTTGACTATCAAGGACTGGCGCAAGTCAATCTGAAACTCGGGAGCATTCTCGCCGATTTGCCGGTCGGCACGAGCACATCTGTGCTGAACGGCACAGTGACGCTCGGCCAACTGGCCAATGCAATGGTGCAAGCCGCGACGCAGCAGAATCTGGTCGGATTGAATCTGAATGTTCTGAATGCAATCGTCGCAGGACTCTGTACCAACAATAACTGCGGGGGGCCGCAGATTGCTCTCAATCAACTGGTTTCCGCGACTGTTGCAGGCGGAAATTCCGCCGTCGATGCTAGCGTCAATGCGCTCGGATTGCTTTCGACTGCTCTGCAAGTCGCGAATGGCACGAACCCAATCATCATTAAGAGCTTGGGTGTCCAGACGCCGACCGGGCTCGCCCCGCTACTTAACGCAACGGTGTCAGGCTCCGTATCACTCGCTGGAACGCCGCCATCTACCGCCAGCGGCCCACCCGGACCGGCGAGTTGCGGAACGACTGATTGCACGACCAATACGTCGAGCGCTCAGGGGCGAGTGTTTCTTTCTACCAATATTTCCCTGTTGTCGACTTGTCCGGACGGGTCGCTCGTTTATTCCGGGAACTCGTGTTCCAATGGAAGTAAATCAGTACCACTGTTAGGCTTTAATCTGCCGGTCACCGCCTATGTCGCGCCAGCACTAGCAGGTTTGGCGTCCGTGACCTGCACGGCGAATAAGAAAACCGCAACGGTAAATACGCAGACCGGGGCGCTCGTGGTCATGATTGGCGGATCTCCGTCATCTACTCCACCGAGTCTCACCGTGCCCCCGGGTTCTCCGACATACACGCCGGATGGAAATTCAATTCAGCTCATATCGGTAAGCCTGCAGGGCCTACTGGCGCTCACGGGCCTGACGAGTTCGCCGGTACTGGCGCCTTTACTGACTCCTATCCTGGCGCTTGTTGGTCTGGACACACTTACAGTCCAGGTGAGCCTGCAAACGGGAAAGTTGGTGGTGCCCGTCGCTAATCAGAACGTGGCTCCGCTGACGTTCGAGTATTCTCTGGCAACGAATCCACCGACACTCGCATCGTCGGTGTATGCATGTCCTTCGAGTGTCAATAATCCGAACATGCTGTGCGTTGGCACCGACCAATTCCTCGCGCCTGCCACGCAGAGCTTGCTGAGTAGCAACCTCACACTGAAGCTGTCCTCGAAAGGAGGATTGTCGGGTCTTGTCGCTGCTCTGTTGAATCCGCTGCTTGATCAGTTGACGGGCCCGCTGTTGTCGCTGCTGAAGCCGATCTTGCTTCCGCTTGTCATGCAACCGATCGACTCGCTTCTGACCAGCGTCACAGGTTTGCTTGGCTTGAGTTTGGGCAATGCATACGTGACGAATACGCCGGACGCAATCAAGTGTG